The Streptomyces nigra genome includes the window CCCGTCCCCGGACGGCGGCAGCCACCGGTACAGCCAGTGCCCCACGAGGACGTGCCCGGCCCACACCGCCCCGATCGCCGTCCAGCCGGCCCACCGGTGCCCGGTGACGACGGCGTTGAAGCAGGCCACCGCCACGGTGAGGAAGACAGGGCCGTACGGATAGCCGGCGGCCAGATAGACCGTGACGGCGGCCGCGGTGCCGAAGGCCACGGGCACCGGGTACCGCTTGCGCCACAGCAGCAGGGCCGACGCCACGACGAGCAGCACCCGTGCGAAGGGGTCGAGGTCCAGGCGGTCCTCGTGCTGGCCACGGGCCGCGAAGGAGGAACCGACCAGCACGAACGCCGTCACCAGGACGGTGGAGCGCCACGGCCGGCGCGGGCCGCGCACGCCGTCGTCCCAGCGGTTCCACGGCGGCGGCCCGTGGCGCCACCCCGTCGGTGGACCGCCGGGCCGGTGTGCCTGCTGCTCGTCCATGGTGGCCACGCTAGACGCGCGGACCAGGGCGCGGCGTCACCCGCGCGTGGCGATCACGCGTACTCCCCGGGAAGTACGGGTGGGCCGGCGGGTCAGCGCAGGCCGACCTCGTGGGCGATACGGATCGCCCCGTGCCGGAAGAACGGGCGCCGGTCCTCGACGACCTTGTTGAACTGGCCGAACAGCTCGAAGCCGACCAGACCGAACAGCTCGGACCAGGCGGCGATGAGGGCCACGACCGTCGCCGGGGGCAGGTCGGGGGCGAGGTCGGCGGCCATGCGCCCGGCCTCGGCGGTCAGGTCGTCCGGCAGTTCGGGGGCGTCGGCCAGGACGCCCTCGTGGTGGGCGTCGCGGACGATGCCGATGAACAACAGTCCGACGCGGGAGGCCGGTGGGACCGTGGTGACGGGGGCGGTGTAGCCGGGCACCGGCGATCCGTAGATCAGCGCGTACTCGTGCGGGTGCTCCAGCGCCCAGAGGCGGACGGCCTCCGCGACCGCCGTCCAGCGCTCGAGCGGCTCGGCGTCCGCGACCCGTTCGTTCGCCCCCTCGGCGGCCTCGCCGAGGGAGTCGTAGGCGTCGATGATGAGTGCGGTCAGCAGGTCGTCGCGGCTCGGGAAGTAGCGATAGAGCGCGGAGGAGACCATGCCGAGGGAACGGGCGACGGCACGCAGCGACAGCCGTGCGGCGCCCTCCGCCGCGAGCTGTCTGCGCGCCTCCTCCTTGATGGCGGCGGTGACTTCCGTCCTGGCGCGGGCGCGGGCGCCCTGTGCGGTGCTGCTCATGCCGTGCAGTCTCCCACGAGAACAGAGCAGTGCACACATTCGAGAGCACTGCTCTTGCTTTGGATCGCCATCCTCGTGCACACTGCTCTCAAGCGAGAGCAGTGCTCTCGGAGTCGCGGAGCCAGATGGTTCTCCGTCCGATCCAAGGGGTCACCATGTCGTCGTCGCCGTACTACCTCAAGGGCAGCCCGCTCGCCGTCCGCTTCAACAACGTCGTCGGCTGGCTCGCCCGGCACGGCCTGAGCATCGCGGGCACGGCGGAGATGTCCGTGCGCGGCCGCAAGAGCGGCAAGATGCAGCGCATCCCGGTCAACCCGCACCAGTACGAAGGCGCGCAGTACCTCGTCTCGGCGCGCGGGCACTCCCAGTGGGTGCGCAACATGCGCGTCGCCGGCGGCGGGGAGCTGCGGGTCGGGCGCAAGCTGCGGACGTTCACCGCGGTGGAGCTCCCCGACGAGGAGAAGCTCCCGATCCTGCGGACCTACCTGGAGAAGTGGGGCTGGGAGGTCAACCAGTACTTCCAGGGCGTGACCGCGAAGTCCACCGACGAGGAGATCGTGGCCTGCGCCCCCGACCACCCCGTCTTCCGGATCACGGTCGACGGATGACGGGGGCGGCGCGGGTGGCGCCCCGGCGCCGTCAGGAGGTCGGCTGCTCGTCCGCGGGCGCCTGGCGGCGGTCCAGCGCGCTCAGGGCGCGGTGGGCCATCGGATGGGTGCGGACGATCTCGGCCAGGGTCGTCGTCCCCCGGGTGATGTCCATGAACGCCTTCCAGGCCGGCCGGAACCCGGTCAGCACCGCGTGGAAGAGGCCGGGGCGGCGCTCGAACACCGTCAGCAGCCGCTTGCCGACGCTCATCTCCACGCCGAGGCCCGCCTTGACGGCGAACGCGTAGTTCAGCGCCTGGCGCCGGGTGTCGACGGCGTCGTGCGCCTCGGCGATCCGGACCGCCCACTCCCCCGCCAGCCGGCCCGACCGCAGTGCGAAGGAGATGCCCTCGCGGGTCCACGGCTCCAGCAGGCCCGCCGCGTCCCCGCAGACCAGGACCCGCCCGCGCGAGAGCGGCGAGTCGTCCGCGCGGCAGCGCGTCAGATGTCCGGAGGAGATGCTCGGTTCGAACCCGGCGAGCCCGAGCCGCCCGATGAACTCCTCCAAGTACCGCTTGGTCGCGGCGCCTTCACCGCGGGCGGAAATGACCCCGACGGTGAGGGTGTCACCCTTGGGGAAGACCCAGCCGTAACTCCCGGGCATCGGGCCCCAGTCGATGAGCACCCGCCCCTTCCAGTCCTCGGCGACCGTCTCCGGCACCGGGATCTCCGCCTCCAGACCGAGGTCGACCTGGCCGAGCTTCACCCCGACATGCGCCCCTATGCGGCTGGCGCTGCCGTCCGCGCCCACCACGGCACGGGCGAGCACGGTCTCTCCGCCCTGCAGGACGAGGGCGACACAGCGGCGGTCCGGCACGGCCGAGCCGTGCTGCTCGACGCGCTGCACGGTGACGCCGGTGCGCAGCTCGGCGCCGGCCTTCTGCGCGTGCTCGACCAGCGCCTGGTCGAACTCGGGGCGGTTGACCAGCCCGAACAGCGTCTGCCGGGAGCGGCGGGTGCGGGCGAAGCGGCCGTTGTGCGTGAAGGTCACCGCGTGCACGCGATCGCGCAGCGGGAGGTCGAAACCGGGCGGGAGGGAGTCGCGCGAGGGGCCGATGATGCCTCCGCCGCACGTCTTGTACCGGGGCAGCTCCGCCTTCTCCAGCAGCAGGACGCGCCTCCCGGCGACCGCCGCCGCGTAGGCGGCCGAGGCCCCCGCCGGACCCGCTCCCACCACGACGACGTCCCACACCTGCCGCACGTCGTCCGCCGAAGAGTTCTCGCTGCTCACGATGGCCTACTGCTCCGCTCTGTTCGCCGCCCGATGCTGACCCCCCGCATCCTACGGCGGGCGTCGTCGCAGGCCACTGTGGGAGGATCACAGCACTCACGCGTACAACGTCGCACCCACAAGGAGCGTGCCCATGTCGTCGATTCCGGTCGCCGAGACCGTCGCCTCGCTGATGCCGAGGGCGAAGGCGGAGCTCACCGAACTGGTGGCCTTCAAGTCGGTGGCGGACTTCGACCAGTTCCCGCGGAGCGAGAGCGAGGGGGCGGCCCGCTGGGTGGCCGACGCGCTGCGCGCCGAGGGCTTCGAGGACGTCGCCCTGCTGGACACCCCCGACGGCACGCAGTCGGTGTACGGGTATCTGCCGGGCCCCGAGGGCGCGAAGACCGTGCTGCTGTACGCCCACTACGACGTGCAGCCCCCGCTGGACGAGGCCGGGTGGAGCACCCCGCCCTTCGAGCTGACCGAGCGCGACGGCCGGTGGTACGGACGCGGCGCCGCCGACTGCAAGGGCGGCGTGATCATGCATCTGCTGGCGCTGCGCG containing:
- a CDS encoding TetR/AcrR family transcriptional regulator produces the protein MSSTAQGARARARTEVTAAIKEEARRQLAAEGAARLSLRAVARSLGMVSSALYRYFPSRDDLLTALIIDAYDSLGEAAEGANERVADAEPLERWTAVAEAVRLWALEHPHEYALIYGSPVPGYTAPVTTVPPASRVGLLFIGIVRDAHHEGVLADAPELPDDLTAEAGRMAADLAPDLPPATVVALIAAWSELFGLVGFELFGQFNKVVEDRRPFFRHGAIRIAHEVGLR
- a CDS encoding nitroreductase/quinone reductase family protein: MSSSPYYLKGSPLAVRFNNVVGWLARHGLSIAGTAEMSVRGRKSGKMQRIPVNPHQYEGAQYLVSARGHSQWVRNMRVAGGGELRVGRKLRTFTAVELPDEEKLPILRTYLEKWGWEVNQYFQGVTAKSTDEEIVACAPDHPVFRITVDG
- a CDS encoding geranylgeranyl reductase family protein, encoding MSSENSSADDVRQVWDVVVVGAGPAGASAAYAAAVAGRRVLLLEKAELPRYKTCGGGIIGPSRDSLPPGFDLPLRDRVHAVTFTHNGRFARTRRSRQTLFGLVNRPEFDQALVEHAQKAGAELRTGVTVQRVEQHGSAVPDRRCVALVLQGGETVLARAVVGADGSASRIGAHVGVKLGQVDLGLEAEIPVPETVAEDWKGRVLIDWGPMPGSYGWVFPKGDTLTVGVISARGEGAATKRYLEEFIGRLGLAGFEPSISSGHLTRCRADDSPLSRGRVLVCGDAAGLLEPWTREGISFALRSGRLAGEWAVRIAEAHDAVDTRRQALNYAFAVKAGLGVEMSVGKRLLTVFERRPGLFHAVLTGFRPAWKAFMDITRGTTTLAEIVRTHPMAHRALSALDRRQAPADEQPTS